The uncultured Treponema sp. genome includes a region encoding these proteins:
- a CDS encoding right-handed parallel beta-helix repeat-containing protein — translation MKKFAFSILPALLLALVSCMNMSQGSEGGSVRVVLPSSSRVLYSSGHDDVDSFTVRLLLGEKIINEESISTEADETGGVIVFDELEPATYTVEVEGWMSTKDVLLYFGTEEAKVTAGQDSDCQVNLKKKDCQIYNISADAEELKTACESDGNAYIFMGADSSVSTNQATSANNHQLTNITSGTKIIRGNGAKVQQSTDDNKILTTEGGQIKLFNVTGSSTILEINNLTFTASSTVETSSLDGALIYVDDGATVILKQCRMSEISMSNSGTSLIYVKSGGKLLVENCTFYNNKSTGSGNVGYSECIRIDNGAQVEVVSCNFESNGDEDLMANAAAIENSGSCHITNTTFKGNTANRGSAIMNNDTGILEIESSTFDSNTCTSNGGYYARRGGAIFSQGGSIKITDSTFTGNKAGGNNPGSEGTTKGEFQKLGGGAISIKTGSLILQNTRFDNNSVTSTSSNDAYGYGGAVLIEQSDASLFLKDASGSAMDIENYISNYMNGNTTKKTDAGANIYCNGGTINGTVYTKAWE, via the coding sequence ATGAAAAAATTTGCGTTTTCAATTTTACCAGCGTTATTGCTTGCCCTTGTTTCCTGCATGAATATGTCGCAGGGAAGCGAAGGCGGTTCTGTCCGGGTTGTTCTGCCAAGCTCTTCACGCGTGCTTTATTCATCGGGACATGACGATGTTGATTCATTCACGGTAAGGCTTTTGCTAGGCGAAAAAATCATAAATGAAGAATCCATAAGCACAGAGGCTGACGAGACGGGGGGGGTAATCGTATTTGACGAACTCGAGCCTGCTACATACACAGTAGAAGTAGAAGGCTGGATGTCCACCAAAGACGTTCTTTTATATTTTGGAACAGAAGAAGCAAAAGTAACAGCAGGACAAGATTCTGATTGCCAAGTAAATTTAAAGAAAAAAGACTGCCAAATTTACAATATTTCAGCTGATGCAGAAGAACTAAAAACAGCCTGCGAATCAGACGGAAACGCATATATTTTTATGGGTGCAGATTCTTCTGTAAGCACAAATCAAGCCACATCAGCAAATAACCATCAACTTACAAACATAACTTCCGGCACAAAAATCATAAGAGGCAACGGCGCAAAAGTTCAGCAAAGCACAGACGACAACAAAATTCTTACAACAGAGGGCGGTCAGATAAAGCTTTTCAATGTAACAGGAAGCTCCACAATTCTTGAAATAAACAACCTTACATTTACAGCTTCAAGCACAGTCGAAACTTCTTCACTTGACGGCGCTTTAATTTATGTAGATGACGGAGCTACAGTAATTTTAAAGCAATGTCGTATGAGCGAAATATCCATGTCAAACTCTGGAACAAGCCTTATATATGTAAAAAGCGGCGGAAAACTTCTTGTTGAAAACTGCACTTTTTATAATAACAAAAGCACAGGTAGCGGTAACGTAGGCTATTCAGAATGTATACGCATAGATAACGGAGCACAGGTAGAAGTTGTTTCATGCAACTTTGAAAGCAACGGTGATGAAGATTTAATGGCAAACGCCGCAGCAATAGAAAATTCAGGTTCATGCCACATAACCAACACAACATTTAAAGGCAACACAGCAAACAGAGGCAGCGCAATAATGAACAATGACACTGGAATTCTTGAAATTGAAAGCTCAACATTTGACAGCAATACGTGCACTTCTAACGGCGGATATTATGCAAGAAGAGGCGGAGCAATATTTAGCCAAGGCGGAAGTATAAAAATCACAGACAGCACATTCACAGGCAATAAGGCTGGTGGTAATAATCCAGGAAGTGAAGGCACAACAAAAGGTGAATTCCAAAAACTTGGCGGAGGCGCAATCAGCATAAAAACAGGTTCACTCATTTTGCAGAACACAAGATTTGATAATAACAGCGTAACTTCAACAAGCAGCAACGACGCTTACGGCTATGGCGGAGCTGTTTTAATAGAACAGTCAGATGCAAGCCTGTTCTTAAAAGATGCAAGCGGGTCTGCTATGGACATAGAAAATTACATAAGCAATTACATGAACGGCAATACTACAAAAAAAACTGATGCCGGTGCAAACATCTACTGCAACGGCGGCACAATAAACGGCACTGTTTATACAAAAGCATGGGAATAA